The following are encoded in a window of Amycolatopsis lexingtonensis genomic DNA:
- a CDS encoding HU family DNA-binding protein, whose protein sequence is MTNKAQLIEALSERLGDDKKVAAQAVDGLVDIIIRTVNKGEKVNITGFGVFEKRARAARTARNPRTGEAVKVKKTNVPAFRAGTTFKEVIGGTKKLPKATPVKRATATRATATKTAAAAAPAKATTTRTTRAAAAKPATTTRATTTRTRATAAKPAAKATTATKAAPKTTAAKTTAAKATTAKATTTRAKTAAAKPAATKTAAAKKPAAAKAPAKRTSAAKKK, encoded by the coding sequence ATGACGAACAAGGCCCAGCTGATCGAGGCGCTGTCGGAGCGTCTGGGCGACGACAAGAAGGTGGCTGCCCAGGCTGTCGACGGTCTGGTGGACATCATCATCCGTACGGTCAACAAGGGCGAGAAGGTCAACATCACCGGCTTCGGTGTGTTCGAGAAGCGCGCCCGCGCCGCTCGCACCGCGCGCAACCCGCGCACCGGTGAGGCCGTGAAGGTGAAGAAGACCAACGTGCCCGCCTTCCGCGCCGGCACGACGTTCAAGGAGGTCATCGGCGGCACCAAGAAGCTGCCGAAGGCCACCCCGGTCAAGCGCGCCACCGCGACCCGCGCGACGGCGACGAAGACCGCCGCCGCGGCCGCTCCGGCCAAGGCGACCACGACCCGCACGACCCGCGCCGCGGCCGCGAAGCCGGCCACCACCACGCGCGCGACGACCACGCGGACCCGCGCCACCGCGGCGAAGCCGGCCGCCAAGGCCACCACCGCCACCAAGGCGGCCCCGAAGACCACCGCGGCGAAGACCACGGCGGCCAAGGCCACCACGGCGAAGGCGACCACGACCCGGGCGAAGACCGCCGCCGCCAAGCCGGCCGCGACCAAGACGGCCGCGGCGAAGAAGCCCGCCGCCGCGAAGGCCCCGGCCAAGCGCACGTCGGCCGCGAAGAAGAAGTAA